GCTGCTCCGGTCGCTGCGGATGCCAAGAAGCCTGTTGCCGCCAAGGATGGCAGCAAGCCCGCAGGTGCCGCCGGAGCGGCCAATGCAGGTGGCGGTGCCCGTCCCGGCAAGGAAGTCAAGTCCGCCAAGCTGTCTTCGAGCTGGTCCAACGATGCGGCCAAGAAGAAGGAAATCAAGACCCGTGGCGACAGCTCCGGTGGCGTGGCTGGCCGCTCCAACTGGCGCGGTGGTCCCAGGGGGGGGCGTCGTGGCAATGACCGTCACGAGCAGCAACAGCAGCAGGCTCCCGAGTTCCGTCAGCTCGAGATCTCGGTGCCCGAGACCATCACCGTGGCCGAACTGGCTCACAAGATGGCCATCAAGGCATCCGAGCTGATCAAGGTTCTGATGAAGATGGGCCAGATGGTCACCATCAACCAGCCGCTGGACCAGGACACCGCCATGATCGTGGTGGAAGAAATGGGCCATACCGCCAAGGTGGCTGCGCTGGACGATCTCGAAGCCTTCACCGCCGAGGAAGTCTCCAACGCCGAAGCCGAGAAACTGCCGCGCGCTCCCGTGGTGACCGTCATGGGTCACGTGGACCACGGCAAGACCTCGCTGCTGGACTACATCCGTCGCACCAAGGTGGCGTCGGGCGAAGCCGGCGGCATCACGCAGCACATCGGTGCCTACCATGTGAAGACGCCTCGCGGCATCATCACCTTCCTGGACACTCCCGGTCACGAGGCCTTCACGGCCATGCGTGCTCGCGGTGCCAAGTCCACCGACATCGTGATTCTGGTGGCCGCTGCCGACGACGGCGTGATGCCCCAGACCAAGGAAGCCATCAAGCACGCCAAGGCGGCTGGTGTTCCCATCGTGGTGGCCATCACCAAGGCCGACAAGCCTGAAGCCAACCCCGATCGCGTCAAGCAGGAGCTGGTCGTGGAAGAGGTGCTGCCCGAAGAGTACGGCGGTGACTCTCCCTTTGTGGCCGTGTCCTCCAAGACTGGCCAGGGCATCGACGAGCTGCTGGAGCAAGTCCTGCTGCAGGCCGAAGTGCTGGAACTCAAGGCGCCGGTGGAAGCCGCTGCCAAGGGGCTCGTGATCGAAGCCCAGCTGGACAAGGGGCGTGGTACCGTGGCTACGGTGCTGGTGCAGTCCGGTACGCTGAAGGTCGGCGATGTGGTGCTGGCGGGTCAGACCTATGGCCGCGTGCGAGCCATGCTCGACGAAGACGGCAAGCAGACCAAGGAAGCCGGTCCTTCCATCCCTGTCGAGATTCAGGGTCTGAACGAAGTGCCCCAGGCTGGTGACGACTTCATGGTGCTGAGCGACGAACGCCGTGCCCGTGAAATCGCGACCTACCGCGCTGGCAAGTTCCGCAACACCAAGCTGGCCAAGCAGCAGGCTGCGAAGCTGGAAAACATGTTCGCCGAAATGTCCGCTGGCGATGTGCAGACTCTGCCCATCATCATCAAGGCCGACATGCAAGGCTCGCAGGAAGCGCTGGCAGCCTCGCTGCTCAAGCTGTCGACCGACGAGATCAAGGTTCAGCTGGTGTACTCCGGCGTGGGCGGTATTTCCGAGTCCGACGTCAACCTGGCACTGGCTTCCAAGGCCATCATCATCGGCTTCAACGTGCGTGCGGATGCCCAGGCCCGCAAGACGGCCGAAGGCAACGATGTCGACGTGCGCTACTACAACATCATCTACGACGCCGTGGATGAGGTGAAGGCTGCGATGTCCGGCATGCTGGCTCCCGAGAAGCGCGAAGAGATCATCGGTATGGCCGAGATCCGTACCGTGTTCGTGGCGACGAAGATCGGCACCATTGCCGGCTCGTACATCACGCAAGGTCATGTCACCCGCAACGCACACTTCCGTCTGCTGCGCGACAACGTGGTCATCTACACGGGCGAGATCGAGTCGCTGCGCCGCCTCAAGGACGATGTCAAGGAAGTCAAGGAAGGCTTCGAGTGCGGTATCAAGCTGCGTAACTACAACGACATCAAGGAAGGCGACGTGCTGGAAGTCTTCGAGATCAAGGAAATCGCTCGTACGCTGTAAAAGCAATAGCTGCTAGCGCCTGTTGCGCAAGGGTTTGAGGCTGAAAACGCCTTGAACTCCTTGTTCAGCAAGCGCAAATAGCTCCTTTTTTATTCATGGCAACCAAACGCAAATCTGCTGCACCCAACCGCAGCTTCAAAGTTTCCGACCAGATCCAGCGTGATCTGTCGGAGCTGATCGCCCGCGAGTTGAAGGACCCGCGCGTCGGCATGGTCACGCTGCAAGGCGTGGAGGTGACTCCTGACTATGCCCACGCCAAGGTGTTCTTCAGCGTGCTCGTCGGAGATCCCGAAGTGACGCTGGCTGCACTCAATCAGGCCGCGGGCTTTCTGCGCAACGGCCTGTTCAAGCGTCTGCACATTCATACCGTGCCCACGCTGCATTTCGTCTACGACCGCACTACAGAGCGCGCTGCCGACATGAACGCCTTGATCGCCAAGGCTGTGGCGTCGCGCGGACCCGAACAGGAATAAGCACATGAACGCCCCTCGCACCCGGGTGCAGCGGCGCCCTGTGCATGGGGTGTTGCTGCTTGATAAACCGCTGGGCTGGTCCAGCAACGACATCTTGCAGAAGGTCAAGTGGCTGCTGCGCGCCGAAAAGGCCGGGCATACAGGCACGCTTGATCCGCTGGCCAGTGGCGTGCTGCCGCTGTGTTTCGGCGCTGCCACCAAATTCAGTCAGCTTCAGCTTGAAGCCGAGAAAACCTACGAAGCCATTGCCCGCCTGGGCCAGACCACGACCACGGCCGATGCCGAGGGCGATGTGGTGCTGGAGCGTGCCGTCGATCTGGCTGCCATCACGCCCGAGCGCCTGGCGCAGGTGCAGGCGCAGTTCACGGGCGACATCAAGCAGGTGCCGCCCATGCACAGTGCGCTGAAAAAGGACGGCAAGGCACTCTACGAATACGCCCGTGCGGGCGTGGAAGTGGAGCGCCCCGCACGCG
This DNA window, taken from Comamonas testosteroni TK102, encodes the following:
- the infB gene encoding translation initiation factor IF-2, giving the protein MSSNTVAEFAKERNTTPDSLLQQLKAAGVDKADAADVLTEGDKQRLLSHLQVSHGSGAKKITLTKKSTSEIKQADSSGRARTIQVEVRKKRTFVKREDTPAEAQANAQSMAKAVQERAATQELARREEDARREVELLSHQEEQLAKERQEREERERREREAEERAAAYAAAEVAKVAEAKAAKEEEKREHAAGAAARAAAQAEARSKAEAESQAKAAEEASRAKDLDERRRKALAEAEAIRAMMAAPKKVLVAKKPEEPKKAAPVAADAKKPVAAKDGSKPAGAAGAANAGGGARPGKEVKSAKLSSSWSNDAAKKKEIKTRGDSSGGVAGRSNWRGGPRGGRRGNDRHEQQQQQAPEFRQLEISVPETITVAELAHKMAIKASELIKVLMKMGQMVTINQPLDQDTAMIVVEEMGHTAKVAALDDLEAFTAEEVSNAEAEKLPRAPVVTVMGHVDHGKTSLLDYIRRTKVASGEAGGITQHIGAYHVKTPRGIITFLDTPGHEAFTAMRARGAKSTDIVILVAAADDGVMPQTKEAIKHAKAAGVPIVVAITKADKPEANPDRVKQELVVEEVLPEEYGGDSPFVAVSSKTGQGIDELLEQVLLQAEVLELKAPVEAAAKGLVIEAQLDKGRGTVATVLVQSGTLKVGDVVLAGQTYGRVRAMLDEDGKQTKEAGPSIPVEIQGLNEVPQAGDDFMVLSDERRAREIATYRAGKFRNTKLAKQQAAKLENMFAEMSAGDVQTLPIIIKADMQGSQEALAASLLKLSTDEIKVQLVYSGVGGISESDVNLALASKAIIIGFNVRADAQARKTAEGNDVDVRYYNIIYDAVDEVKAAMSGMLAPEKREEIIGMAEIRTVFVATKIGTIAGSYITQGHVTRNAHFRLLRDNVVIYTGEIESLRRLKDDVKEVKEGFECGIKLRNYNDIKEGDVLEVFEIKEIARTL
- the rbfA gene encoding 30S ribosome-binding factor RbfA, with amino-acid sequence MATKRKSAAPNRSFKVSDQIQRDLSELIARELKDPRVGMVTLQGVEVTPDYAHAKVFFSVLVGDPEVTLAALNQAAGFLRNGLFKRLHIHTVPTLHFVYDRTTERAADMNALIAKAVASRGPEQE